Proteins encoded by one window of Lycium barbarum isolate Lr01 chromosome 11, ASM1917538v2, whole genome shotgun sequence:
- the LOC132619179 gene encoding uncharacterized protein LOC132619179 isoform X1, which translates to MENVKPVRQHPGSHVSASSSSDSSLELSTHPKESLEQDASLSPSPAASSFPDVSSQAAQWSMMSNSPRAETGNSPLFPDPFPQNLEPMKSPPSHTMIDHPPGYDPNRIPKSIFSSKPTGAEWSTASNESLFSIQMGANSFSTDYSYLVPKSGEINNPYYASEVKSNDSKNLSSPLPPLIEVSRDNEGKNATASEGTGIQEKNVENPKVVSEEKTVNNIKEKTTNVIEEPAATTSNRPDDKVVPPTEATRISSPVHTSSPCHSEASGNSSSSFAFPVLVNEGAKSNSLKGASEKVEKPQPQPQSQPQREFQPENPPQQKQSESQPKAAEKSWCSCFSCWPRCC; encoded by the exons ATGGAGAATGTGAAGCCTGTTAGGCAGCATCCTGGTTCTCATGTATCAGCTTCTTCTTCATCCGATTCTTCTCTCGAACTAAGTACTCATCCAAAGGAATCTCTCGAACAAGATGCTTCTCTGTCTCCTAGTCCAGCTGCCTCGTCTTTTCCGGATGTTTCTTCTCAGGCAGCTCAATGGAGCATGATGAGTAATTCTCCACGTGCTGAAACAGGAAATAGTCCGTTATTTCCCGATCCTTTTCCTCAGAATCTTGAGCCAATGAAATCCCCTCCGTCACATACTATGATAGATCATCCTCCAGGTTATGATCCTAATCGTATTCCAAAATCCATTTTTTCGAGCAAGCCTACCGGGGCGGAATGGAGTACTGCATCAAACGAGTCATTGTTTAGCATTCAGATGGGAGCCAATAGCTTCTCTACAGATTATTCTTACTTGGTACCTAAATCAGGAGAAATTAACAATCCATATTATgcatctgaagttaaatccaaTGACAGTAAGAACTTATCTTCCCCCCTTCCCCCTCTCATCGAAGTAAGCAGAGATAACGAGGGAAAAAATGCAACAGCTTCGGAAGGTACCGGTATACAAGAGAAGAATGTCGAGAACCCCAAAGTGGTCTCGGAGGAAAAAACTGTGAATAATATCAAAGAAAAGACAACTAATGTCATTGAAGAGCCCGCTGCTACCACCTCCAACAGACCTGATGATAAAGTTGTTCCTCCAACTGAGGCGACTCGTATATCTTCACCTGTTCATACTTCTTCACCTTGCCACTCCGAGGCGAGTGGAAATAGCAGCAGTTCCTTTGCTTTCCCAGT GCTAGTAAATGAAGGTGCGAAAAGCAACTCGCTGAAAGGTGCCTCCGAGAAAGTAGAGAAACCTCAACCACAACCTCAATCTCAACCTCAACGAGAGTTCCAACCTGAAAATCCACCACAACAAAAGCAATCAGAATCACAGCCTAAAGCAGCAGAGAAAAGTTGGTGTTCATGTTTCAGTTGTTGGCCTCGCTGTTGTTGA
- the LOC132619179 gene encoding uncharacterized protein LOC132619179 isoform X2 has product MENVKPVRQHPGSHVSASSSSDSSLELSTHPKESLEQDASLSPSPAASSFPDVSSQAAQWSMMSNSPRAETGNSPLFPDPFPQNLEPMKSPPSHTMIDHPPGYDPNRIPKSIFSSKPTGAEWSTASNESLFSIQMGANSFSTDYSYLVPKSGEINNPYYASEVKSNDSKNLSSPLPPLIEVSRDNEGKNATASEGTGIQEKNVENPKVVSEEKTVNNIKEKTTNVIEEPAATTSNRPDDKVVPPTEATRISSPVHTSSPCHSEASGNSSSSFAFPVLGSACLLAFDVVTLLMFVNNSRNMYISSKHLSRKVQKSSEKWI; this is encoded by the exons ATGGAGAATGTGAAGCCTGTTAGGCAGCATCCTGGTTCTCATGTATCAGCTTCTTCTTCATCCGATTCTTCTCTCGAACTAAGTACTCATCCAAAGGAATCTCTCGAACAAGATGCTTCTCTGTCTCCTAGTCCAGCTGCCTCGTCTTTTCCGGATGTTTCTTCTCAGGCAGCTCAATGGAGCATGATGAGTAATTCTCCACGTGCTGAAACAGGAAATAGTCCGTTATTTCCCGATCCTTTTCCTCAGAATCTTGAGCCAATGAAATCCCCTCCGTCACATACTATGATAGATCATCCTCCAGGTTATGATCCTAATCGTATTCCAAAATCCATTTTTTCGAGCAAGCCTACCGGGGCGGAATGGAGTACTGCATCAAACGAGTCATTGTTTAGCATTCAGATGGGAGCCAATAGCTTCTCTACAGATTATTCTTACTTGGTACCTAAATCAGGAGAAATTAACAATCCATATTATgcatctgaagttaaatccaaTGACAGTAAGAACTTATCTTCCCCCCTTCCCCCTCTCATCGAAGTAAGCAGAGATAACGAGGGAAAAAATGCAACAGCTTCGGAAGGTACCGGTATACAAGAGAAGAATGTCGAGAACCCCAAAGTGGTCTCGGAGGAAAAAACTGTGAATAATATCAAAGAAAAGACAACTAATGTCATTGAAGAGCCCGCTGCTACCACCTCCAACAGACCTGATGATAAAGTTGTTCCTCCAACTGAGGCGACTCGTATATCTTCACCTGTTCATACTTCTTCACCTTGCCACTCCGAGGCGAGTGGAAATAGCAGCAGTTCCTTTGCTTTCCCAGT ATTGGGTTCAGCATGTTTGTTGGCTTTTGATGTAGTGACCCTCCTAATGTTTGTTAACAATTCGAGAAATATGTACATTAGCTCCAAGCATCTCTCCAGGAAAGTTCAAAAATCTTCTGAGAAATGGATTTAA